Genomic window (Ailuropoda melanoleuca isolate Jingjing chromosome 7, ASM200744v2, whole genome shotgun sequence):
cataaccctgaggtcatgacctgagccgacggagCCACGCAGGTacccatatttttaatatttaagaagaaaattttaaaataacaatagctaTAGAAAATAAAGGACAGTTCCAGACCTTCTCAGCTCATGGGCGAGGACCTCCAGACTGCTATCAGATGGTTCCCGGCTCGTACGGTTGTCCAGGGTGTAGACATAGACTGGAAGTTGCTGGACTGTCCTATGGCGAAGCTGGAGGGGGAGGAtgcaagagaaggaagaagaggataGCCATCCCCTTTGGGGATAAAGACACAAAGATATGAATGATTTATTAGCAGGTTGACTCTAACAACGAATTCAATACATCATGACTTAACTCAGAGAGTCAAGGAGATTTCCACAGTAGGACACATATCAAAAACTCACTAGCTAAGACATGAAGGGTGAAATGCCCACATAAGCAcctttaactgattttttaaagatatttttcaaaaataccatATCCCTGTCATGAGGCAAACTTTTCACGTACCAAGAGTGtcgttcaggggcgcctgggtggcacagcgtttaagcgtctgccttcggctcagggcgtgatcccggcgttatgggttcgagccccacatcgggctcctccgctatgagcctgcttcttcctctcccactccccctgcttgtgtcccctctctcgctggctgtctctatctctgtcaaataaataaataaaatctttaaaaaaaaaaaaaaaagagtgtcgTTCAACACAAGCCGGTTTACGTTGCATTAACAAACAGCCTTAAAATCTCAGCGGCTTAAAACACCAGATTCACTTCCTATTTATTGCCATTTCCTTTACAGAAGGAAATGCACTGCGTGGCGCCTCAGGAATCCAGGTGATCTGCCGCCCCGGGAGGTTGTTGGTCACCCTACTAGAGGGAAAATGTAGACACCGAGAGGGCCTCAAGCCATCCATTCAATGCTCCGTCCTGACAGGTACACACGTCACCTCCCTTCTCCAACTGTTGGCCAGAAGTTGTCTGTCCACTAGAAGGAAGCCGAAAATAAAACACAATCCTACCCCAGACTGGAAGCAACATCCTTAaactgataattttaaaaaacaaacaaacaatgtaACCAGCTAACATCATTCTTTATAGTAAGAAGTTGATTGCTTTCCCCCGAAGACTGACAGCAAAGCAAAGTTGTCCTCTGTCAGTGTTCCTGTTCAACGCCATGCCGAATGTCTTAGTGCAGTGAGACagtaacaagaaagaaaaggcatcaaCATTGGAAAGGAAACGTCTAGCATGACCGACAAggcaaaaaagagagaagacacaaattattaaCTCGGGAATGAAAGAAGGGACATCACCACAGCCCCTGCAGACATCAAAGGATAATAAGGGAGTACCATGAACACCTCTATAtacataaatttgacaatttagatgaaatggaccgaTTCCTCGGAAAATACAAGCTACCACAACTAATCCGGTGTGAACTAGATAATCTGAATAGCCCTACACTTATTAAGAAAATTGaattcctaattttaaaactcctcaaaaagacattttcaggccCAGATGATTTCACAGGAGAATTACACCAAATCTTCAAAGAATTCGTGTGAATGCCACACAACCTcctgcagaaaataaaagaggaaagaacatttcCAGATTTGTTTTATGAAGCTAATAttctctgataccaaaaccacagaaagagttttttaaaaaaggataattacagGCTAATGTTTCATCAATTCAGATGCAacaatcctaaacaaaatattaacaaatagaattcagcaatatataaaaataattatacactgTAACAAAGTGGGGTTTATACCAGGGATGCAGGGCTCATTCAGCACTTGAAAACCAACCAGTGTAATCCACTGTATTGTTAGGATagcaaagaaaaatcatatgatcatatcaatcaaagtagaaaaagcatttgacaaaattcagcaaccatttgtgatttaaaaaaaaaactcagaaaaataggaacagaGGGAGCTTTGTTAACTTGATAAAGGCATCTACAAAAAAGTTAGAATTCACACtgttcttaggggcgcctgggtcgtcCATTCAGCTGAGCGTCCAACtactggtttcagctcagttgtgatctcaggttcacgagatcgagccccaggtgtCTGgccctgcactcagtgggaagtctgcttggagattctctccttctccctccccctctgcccctcccacttgtactctcgctctaaaataaataaatcttaaaaaataaagaattaacaCTATCCTTAATGGGGAATGATGATTGCTTTCATCAACGATGACTGGATGGTGAATAATCAGGAACACGGCGAGGAGGCCCACTCCCAATCCTCTCATTCACCGGACTGCAGGAAGCTCCAGCCAGGGCAATAAGGCAAGAGAAGgtaataaaaggcatacaaatccaaaaggaagaaataaaagtatctctatttgcagatgacgcaATTATCTAGgtagaaaatcttaaaaggatctacaaaaacaaacaaaaccctcctCGAAttaatgagttcagcaaggtggCAGGATAtaagataaacatacaaaaatcaattacatttctaCATACGAGCAATGGACGTGtggacactgaaattaaaaatacaatacgaGGTCTACTCACGCCTGAAAAAAGTGGAACACTGTGATGTAAATCTAATGAGACGTACACCGGATCTGTATGCTGAAGATGATgcaatgctgatgaaagaaatcaaggaaactCTAAACAAACAGCCTGACTGTGTTCATGACCTGAGACTCAGCAGAGTAAAAGATGTCTGTCtgttccccccccgcccccccgttGGTATACAGCtttaatgcaattcctaccaaaatcCCATCAGGGTTTTTGTAGACATAGATaagatttttctaagatttacATGGAAAGACAGAGGTACTAGAATAGCTaatctaattttgaaaaaaataataaaacaggggGAAACAGTCTACCAAATTTAAATCTTATTATATAGCCAAAAGAATCAAGACTGGTATTTGTAGGGGCAAAGACACACGGATCAGTGGGACAGAGTAAAGAACCCAGAAGTAAACCCCCACAAATACACCCAACTGCCATGGAGTCATCTGGACTAGGGTACCCCTAAAACCTAAGCCTTCCCAATTCGTGTACAAGCCCAGACAAGGCTCCCGCAAACAGCGGCCTCTCCTTGCCTCGCTTGCGTCATAGAAGGAGCCTCACTTCTCCACACCCAGCCCTGCTCCGCTAGCCACGGCACCCCGGAGACCCCGCTCCCGTCCACCTCCCACCTAATCACCCAAACTGCTCCATAGAAATTGCGCAGCTGAgctgcctggcctggggctggtggggagccCTGCCGGCAGAACCCTGCTGCGCTCCAGGACACCGGTCCCCCCACGACCCGCACTCCACAGACAGCCCTGCGGTGGTACTTTCCGTGGCCCGTGCCTATCTCTAAAAAACTAGCAGTCTTTTCCGTGCCTCCGGCGCGACAGCTTCTACGCGGCGCAAGCCAGGGGCCGCCCCTTCCCGGGCCTCAGTGGCCCCTCGGCAAACAAGCAGTTCTCGCGGGGTTTCTCACTTTGAATCCTAAAGATGTCATTCAAATGCAGAACTTGGCTGCCCAGGAGAAGCGCCGCGGGGTCCCGCACAGCGCGGGGCGTTGACGTCCCTGGGACGGCCGCTTGGTGGCACCCGCGTCCTCTTATTGCAGGAACGCAGCCTGGGAAAACCACCGGAACTGGACAGAAATGCCGGCGGGGAAATTTCACCCGAGAGGCTCGACCGTCCTGCTTTTGCCGGTCTGCCTCTTAACTCGGAACTGAGGGCCAGGCTCAGAACCGTTCCTGAAGAGCCATTTTCGACTTCCACAATCGGATCTCATCAGAGGCCCTCGGGGACATCTGCAGTGTGGGCTTGATGTCGAGTCTGCAAGGACGCGTCCACCAGAGCCTTCTGAGTGCACCTCGGACGTGGCCGTCACTGTCCTGGGTCCACCAAGGCCAGGCGTGCACAGTGACCAGCGCGTGGGAGCTGCCAGGTGAGGCCCATGCCCACGTGCCTGCCCAGAGGGCCCCCCCGCCCTGTCCCCTCGCCAGGACCCACCCCGAGACGCAGACAGAAGGCCCCTCCCAGGGCAGAAGAAGTCCCCCAGGAGCCATGGGCTGTCATCTGAGGTCCCACCCTAGATGCCCGTGGGGACACCCCCTTGGTGAAGGTGCTAGTGACCTCTCTGAGGCCGGGAGCTAGTCTCCCTGTGTCCGTGGGTGCTGATGGACCCCGGAAAGGCAGGGCTGGACGGCAGCTCACCCCCAGACACACAGGCGGGCATTATGATGGTAAGAGCAGCAAGCCTCTCCGTGGGGGTAGCCAAAAGTCCCAGGGCTCCCagggcaggagagctgggggcCACAGGAAAGGGCTCCCTCAGGGCAGAGTCCGAGGCCCAGAGCTCACAGCGGACACTCTGGTCTCGATCTCTGATGTCAATGACTTGTATgactggggtggagggggcagggggagctggaaggagggagggacggaaAGATTTGGGAGTGCCAGGACGAAAACCCCTACCCCCCCAGTCTCCAGTCTagccccccaaacacacacactagcaccccccacccctccatgctCTGCTCCCACTGTTCCAGCAGAGAGGTCTTTTCATTTCCAGCTTGTGTacgtttttttactttttttggaagGGATCGGAGGCTTGGAAGCTGCTCTCCAGGACGCGGCTGGATCCTGGAACACTCCTGACACCCACCACCAGACCAGTTTCCACAACCCCATCCGGGCACCGCCAGCCCCGGCTCGCTCCTACCTGGGCCCTCCAGGCTGCCCTGCTGCTCGGAGGCTGGCCTCCCACGTGGCCTCGTCTCCCGCTCCCCGCCAGCCTGGCCTTGGTGAGAGTGAGTGACCCCAACAGCCTCACAGCCCAGGGATCTTGCCAAAATGTCACCCCAGTCACCCCCTTCCACCAGCTGCCATCACACAGACGAAGTCCACATTCTGCATGTGACCCAGGAGCTCCTGCAACCTGGCCCCGGTGATCTCATGGAGCGCCGTCACCTTCCNNNNNNNNNNNNNNNNNNNNNNNNNNNNNNNNNNNNNNNNNNNNNNNNNNNNNNNNNNNNNNNNNNNNNNNNNNNNNNNNNNNNNNNNNNNNNNNNNNNNNNNNNNNNNNNNNNNNNNNNNNNNNNNNNNNNNNNNNNNNNNNNNNNNNNNNNNNNNNNNNNNNNNNNNNNNNNNNNNNNNNNNNNNNNNNNNNNNNNNNNNNNNNNNNNNNNNNNNNNNNNNNNNNNNNNNNNNNNNNNNNNNNNNNNNNNNNNNNNNNNNNNNNNNNNNNNNNNNNNNNNNNNNNNNNNNNNNNNNNNNNNNNNNNNNNNNNNNNNNNNNNNNNNNNNNNNNNNNNNNNNNNNNNNNNNNNNNNNNNNNNNNNNNNNNNNNNNNNNNNNNNNNNNNNNNNNNNNNNNNNNNNNNNNNNNNNNNNNNNNNNNNNNNNNNNNNNNNNNNNNNNNNNNNNNNNNNNNNNNNNNNNNNNNNNNNNNNNNNNNNNNNNNNNNNNNNNNNNNNNNNNNNNNNNNNNNNNNNNNNNNNNNNNNNNNNNNNNNNNNNNNNNNNNNNNNNNNNNNNNNNNNNNNNNNNNNNNNNNNNNNNNNNNNNNNNNNNNNNNNNNNNNNNNNNNNNNNNNNNNNNNNNNNNNNNNNNNNNNNNNNNNNNNNNNNNNNNNNNNNNNNNNNNNNNNNNNNNNNNNNNNNNNNNNNNNNNNNNNNNNNNNNNNNNNNNNNNNNNNNNNNNNNNNNNNNNNNNNNNNNNNNNNNNNNNNNNNNNNNNNNNNNNNNNNNNNNNNNNNNNNNNNNNNNNNNNNNNNNNNNNNNNNNNNNNNNNNNNNNNNNNNNNNNNNNNNNNNNNNNNNNNNNNNNNNNNNNNNNNNNNNNNNNNNNNNNNNNNNNNNNNNNNNNNNNNNNNNNTCCCCTCGCCAGGACCCACCCCGAGACGCAGACAGAAGGCCCCTCCCAGGGCAGAAGAAGTCCCCCAGGAGCCATGGGCTGTCATCTGAGGTCCCACCCTAGATGCCCGTGGGGACACCCCCTTGGTGAAGGTGCTAGTGACCTCTCTGAGGCCGGGAGCTAGTCTCCCTGTGTCCGTGGGTGCTGATGGACCCCGGAAAGGCAGGGCTGGACGGCAGCTCACCCCCAGACACACAGGCGGGCATTATGATGGTAAGAGCAGCAAGCCTCTCCGTGGGGGTAGCCAAAAGTCCCAGGGCTCCCagggcaggagagctgggggcCACAGGAAAGGGCTCCCTCAGGGCAGAGTCCGAGCCCCAGAGCTCACAGCGGACACTCTGGTCTCGATCTCTGATGTCAATGACTTGTATgactggggtggagggggcagggggagctggaaggagggagggacggaaAGATTTGGGAGTGCCAGGACGAAAACCCCTACCCCCCCAGTCTCCAGTCTagccccccaaacacacacactagcaccccccacccctccatgctCTGCTCCCACTGTTCCAGCAGAGAGGTCTTTTCATTTCCAGCTTGTGTacgtttttttactttttttggaagGGATCGGAGGCTTGGAAGCTGCTCTCCAGGACGCGGCTGGATCCTGGAACACTCCTGACACCCACCACCAGACCAGTTTCCACAACCCCATCCGGGCACCGCCAGCCCCGGCTCGCTCCTACCTGGGCCCTCCAGGCTGCCCTGCTGCTCGGAGGCTGGCCTCCCACGTGGCCTCGTCTCCCGCTCCCCGCCAGCCTGGCCTTGGTGAGAGTGAGTGGCCCCAACAGCCTCACAGCCCAGGGATCTTGCCAAAATGTCACCCCAGTCACCCCCTTCCACCAGCTGCCATCACACAGACGAAGTCCACATTCTGCATGTGACCCAGGAGCTCCTGCAACCTGGCCCCGGTGATCTCATGGAGCGCCGTCACCTTCCTCACGCCCCCCACATTCCCTCACCCTTCAGACCTGTGCTCCCTCAGTCAGCCATCCCCTGCTTGCCTCAGGCTCTCGCACACGCTGTTCCCTCCTCCCTTcgcccagccccacccccggcACAGAGCTTGGCGGTCACCCCAGCCGTGAGGTGGGCAGCACGTGGCGCTGTCACTCGCGTGGCTGCGTGTGGAGCCCCGGGGCAGGCCACACGTTCCGTGAGGCTCCATCCACCTCACTGTCACCATCTCCCCGTGCCCGCGGGTTCCGGGCAGGTGATGGAGGCCCGCTCAGGGACAGGCTGTGGCTGCCGCTGTGCCAGCGCCTTCATGTCAGAAGGCCGTCCTCCCGTTCTCCTTCCAAGGACACAGTCGCTGCCCTGCCGACCTTCCTGCTGCTTCCAGGCCCCCCGGCTTTGGCGTCTGGACTCAGTGGCAGAGTCTGTCTTCAGCCCCTGCATGGTTCTCTCGGCCCGGCTCTGGTCTCCGGGCCCCGGGGTCCGGCTCAGCCTGGGGCCGGGCTCACTGCCGGCCTCACACGGCCGCCCCTGGCCGCCCCCCACAGCCCATGCTTCAGGAACAGGAGTCCGTGGCTTTCCCGTGGGACTGGGAGGTCCTCTCCACCATGCGAACCCCCAAAGCAACTCAGCACCGCTGGGGGGTAGGGACCGGGACCCAGATCCAAGGATGGAAGCAAGAAGATCCTCCCCAGACGTCCTATGTGACGTCAAAGCCCCGCAAAACCACAGCCTGAGCGTCACGTCCCCTCCCCCGCAGGTGGGGACCTGCTTAGCCCGGCCACGTCCTCAGAGACCCCAGGGCTGACCGGCCCCCCAGCTTTCCTGCTGCTCTTGGGGCCTCCCCTCACAGCCCTGGGGGATGTGGGGCCCCCATCTGGGCGGCTGGTGCTCCCCAGAGGGTGGACAGGATAGGATCCCACAGCCCCACCTGGGCAAACCCAGACCGACCGGTTCTCACTCCTGGTGTGACCCAGATAGGGCCTGGCTCCAGCGGCCACAGCTCACGGAAAAGTGGAGAGTGAATCAAAGAATTGCACATTGTAGACCAGACTGACGGGGGCCGATCCAACGTCCCCTCCCCAGGAATCACACAGGGAGGGAGGCCAAGGAGCAGAGTCCAGAGCCTGGTGACCCCGTGGCTCTGCAGACCCTCGGAGCACCGGCCCCATGAGGCTCCAGGGCCTTGGTGCTCGGCCGCCTCACCAGGCCACtggtgtggggggctggggagaccAGTGGGAGgatgcagggaaggggcaggaaccAGGACGAGGGGACAGGAAAACGCCCAAGGACCCCTGACATGGGAGTCAAGTGTTCCCTGACACATGGAGgggaggctccctgctgggctggtTGCTCAGATCCTCAGAGGTGTGACCCCAGGGACAGTGTCTTGTCCCCACGTGCCCACCTCTGGAGTGTCCtgacctccctgcccccttccccctccccctggctgtcCTGACCTCCCTATCCCCCCTCCCCATGGCTGTCCTGACCTCCCtgaccccttcctcctcctcctggctgtCCTGACCTccttgtgccccctccccctggctgtcctgacctccctgtcccttcctcctcctcctggctgtCCTGACCTccttgtgccccctccccctggctgtcCTGACCTCCCTATCCCCCCGCCCCTGGCTGTCCTgacctccctgtcccccaccccctggctgtCCTGACCTCCCtgaccccttcctcctcctcctggctgtcctgacctccctgtccccctccccctggctgtcctgacctccctgtcccttccccactgcGTAAACGCTGCTTCTGCTCCAGGCTCTCCTCTGCGCCCCAGCCAGTAGCTCAGATGGCCCCAGGAGAGGGCGGTGGGCAGCAGGGTGCTGGAGTCTGGTCTGAGTGGCCACGGTTGGAGAGGGTGTGAGAAATGCTTGCGGGAAATATGAACGAGCCACACGTCGCCCTGGTTTCATGCCAGGGTGCCGAGCGCCACCCAGAGAGTTTGTGTGCCCTCCCGccttcccttcccaccacagCTCCCAAGACAGTGGAagcggggagaggggagagcgGTCCTGGCTCAGAAGGAAGatggattggggcgcctgggtggcacagcggttaagcgtctgccttcggctcagggcgtgatcccggcgttatgggatcgagccccacgtcaggctcctccgctatgagcctgcttcttcctctcccactccccctgcttgtgttccctgtctcgctggctgtctctctctctgtcaaataaataaataaaatctttaaaaaaaaaaaaaaagaaggaagatggatGCCCCCAGGAGGAGCACcaacagggaggagggagctgagCCTCCGGGGTGAGGGGACGCCTCCAGGACAGCCAGCAATGTGGCCAGACTGCCCCGACAGCACCCGCCCCCAAGGCCAAATGACACCCTTCCCATCCTTCAGAGACAAGGCAGGTGTCGGGGAGGCCGCGTTCTTCCTGTGGGAATAATTCTGGACACTCAGGGAGCCAGGCGGGGACAGCGGGGTTGGCCAGGGCTGCATTTCAGACGGGGGGCCTCTGGAGGACACCCATGAAGAAGGGACCCGGCTGCCCggcctctccttcctctgggccCTGCCATCATGGCCCTGCAGAGAGGGCCTCTCCTGCTGCTGACCCTCAGCCTGGGCCTGGCCAGTGCCCAGAAGACTCTAGAAGAGGTGCCAGTACAGCCAGGGTTTAATGCCCACAAGGTAATGGAGCTGGGTCGGGTCCCAGGCTCAGCCCTGGGACACGGCGGTAGGTGCCCAGTGTTGGGGGTGGCAGCCTCTGGAAGCAGGAcccaagagagaaaaggggaggggcgTTCTGGGCCCAGGATCAGCCTCTGCCCAGCCCAGGCAGGAACAGGGGGTCTTAGTActcctgcccagccctgggggcaggaaggggcccAGCGTCCCCCCCCCTCGCCCTGTCTGACCCACCTGCCTGTCATCCATCACTGTGAGGAGCGTGGCTGGAGCAACCCCAGGACTCAGTGGTGGTTCAGGgagcccctcacccctccccagacCCGACCAGGGTGTCCGGAACCCAGCAGGAGACAGTGCTTAGACCAGATGCGGGAGGAGctgaaggaagggggaaaggagaggcagCAAGAAGAGGACTGGGGGAGACAGAAGGCAGCCTGACAGCGAAGGACACTTACAGCAAGGAATGGGCCACCTGTCGTCCCCTCCAGGACCCCTGTTGGCCCCTGACATTCCCTGGCAGTGCTCAGCACTGGCCATGCTGGGGCCTGAGAGCCAAGACTGGAGGCTCCGGGGGCCACACAGCCCGGGACCCTCCACCCCTCTGCACCCTGCACCCTGCAGGTGGATGGACGCTGGCTGACCATCCAGCTGGCTTCCAGCCGCGCCCACCTGGTCTCCCCAGCCGATCCCCTGAGGCTCGGCCTCCATTCCATCTGGACCCGGGACGAGAACGTGGAGTTCGTCTTGTTCTGGACGTAAGCATGACCTCTGCAGCCCCTCGCAGGGTGGTCCTGCTCAGAGGCACCCCAAGGGACAGTGACCAGCGGTGAGAACCAGAGGGACACACGGCACTAGGCTGCAGGCTAGAGACACTCCCGAGAGGTGTAAGGTTTAACCTCAGAAGCCCCGAAGCTTTACGACGAGGGGCGGGGGGAAGGCCACACACACAGCCCGTCCCTCCCACTGAGTAAGCTGGAGAAGCCCGAGCAGGGCTGCGCCTCGCACCGGTCAGTTGACCAGGAAGGTCTTCGGTGATGACGCTCTGTGCCGATCGCAGCGATACTTACAGCAGTCCTGCACCCGTGGCCTTGAGGAGCCTCGGTCAGAGCCACAGCCTTGCCGGTGCTCGGCCACAGACACCACCCCAAGGGCTGTGCAGTCCCAGGGTCTGTTGGcacccagcccacccccagccaccccagcaGAGAAACTGAAGACCCCGGGGCAGGGGCCAAAAAGGCATGGCCTATGTGTGGAGCCCAGGTGACTGGGGAGAGCGAGGACCGGGTGCCCCACCCAGAGACCTGCAGCCCCAAGCCAAGGACAGACCGGGACCCAATCCCTCCGGGAGGTTTGGCTCCATTCCAGCAACAAGGAACTCCCTGGCACACCTGCCCTCTAGCCCTGTCCCTCAGCTGGATGACCTCAGGAGCCCAGGGAGCCAAGAGACTCAGGCAGACACCAGGGACCTCAGCCAGGGCACCTCCAATGTCCCCGGGGGCCGGGAGACAGGGAGAGGCCGTGACCACCGAATGCCCCCTCCTCTTttcccagaggagagggggtgtgCAAAGGAATGAACGTCACCGTCCATCCAACCGGGCTCCAAGGCCAGTTCCAAGGCTCCCGTGAGTAGCCGCGCCCTCTGGCCTGGGTGCTGtgctggatggggagggggacacTCGGTGCCCTGAACCAGGGCCGTGGGAGAAGTGCCGGTGCTGGAGGGAGACATCCTCCCGGTGTCCTGCACTGTCCAGGGGATGTGcctgggggggcgggcagaggagAGACGCGTCGCCTGTCCCCGGGCTGGGGTCTCCCACAGTGGAGGGAGGCGCCAGCATGCACGTCCGCTTCGTCAGCACGGATTACAGCAACCTCGTCCTCTACGTCCGCCTGGAGGACGCCGGCGAGGTCACCAGCCTGTGGGCCCTGCTGGGTAGGTGGCGGGTCTCCCCGACGCCGGCCGGGGCGTCTGCCCAAGACCTGAGCTTAGGGCCTGCTGTTCCAGGGGCGCTGGTGCCCGCCGGGACTGCTCGGAGCTGCACCCCAGTGGGCACCCCCCCGGGCCCCCCTCAGGTCGGGCATCCCTGCACCTGCCCGCTCGGTCCCTCAGGATCTCATTCAGCTGACCGGCCtgcagcgtgtgtgtgtgtatgcgtgtgtgtgcgtgcgtgtccgtgtgtgcgtgcgtgtgcgcgtgtgtcCACATGGGTGTGCATGtccatgtgtgcgtgcgtgtgcatgtatgtgcgcgcatgtgtgcgtgtgtatgtccatgtgtgtgtgcgtgtgtctctgtgtgtcctggGAGCGGGGACACTCCGCTAGAACAGAAACCCTCCCGTCTTCACCGGGCAGACAGTCAATGAACCTAAAGGAACGGAGTCACATCAGGGCTCAGACAGTGGACGTACCACGTGGAGAAGAaccggtgggggggtggggggaggaggcggGCACAGGGGAGTGTGGAGGGTGGGCTGGGCCAGAcggaggaggggtggggtgggagctcCTTATCCAGCGGACTAGATGGGTGGTGGGGGGTGCCCCGAGCTGGCCAGGTCATGCAGGCAGCAGGCTGCTGTGTGAAGGGGGTCCTCCCCCCAGAGGGGCTGGCGCCTGATGCCCCGCTTAGCGCTGTGCCTAGGCTGCCCAGGGGGGGACCTGCTCTCAGGGGAGACGAGGAGGGAGGGGGCCCAGGGCTGAGGCCACAGCCAGCAGCCAGTCAGCAGCGGGGCTCAGGccggcaggaggagggggagctcGGAGACAAGACAGGGCCTGTGGACTCTCGGCCCCTCTGATTTCAGCCAGAAGAATGCTCGGGGACCCCACGTGGCTG
Coding sequences:
- the LOC109490469 gene encoding beta-lactoglobulin, encoding MALQRGPLLLLTLSLGLASAQKTLEEVPVQPGFNAHKVDGRWLTIQLASSRAHLVSPADPLRLGLHSIWTRDENVEFVLFWTGEGVCKGMNVTVHPTGLQGQFQGSLEGGASMHVRFVSTDYSNLVLYVRLEDAGEVTSLWALLARRMLGDPTWLGKYLEYVARFQLQKAPVFNLDARCPPAEA